The proteins below are encoded in one region of Ereboglobus luteus:
- a CDS encoding radical SAM/SPASM domain-containing protein, which translates to MPPHPVLSTEIYVIPLETGRYIIYAPLRKAAFVGNARVVNFLAGLKEGNYDATLDADGSTTEFLRRLEILDAGPEQQPEAVFSDTHDPVSLTLFLTTACNLRCTYCYAAAGDGPVRSMSLETALRGVDFIVQNALKRRTGFIDINFHGGGEPTQNWRVLTGAHDHARRLADQHGLKLTCYTATNAVFSDKQLDWIVAHLQGASVSFDGLPEAHDTHRISANGKGSSERVMHTLRRFDEAGFSYGIRMTVTADMIARLPDSIEFICSRFRPGQIQAEPAYQIGRWAGAPSAETDAFIAAFREAQSRAKKHGCEVTFSAARTGTLTNHFCGATQDLFALTPDGTASACYEVFDEANPRAKIFLYGNADSDGAWKFDMEKLAFLRSHSVDKRDYCAGCFARWTCGGDCLHKALTVCGDDGFSGTDRCNIIRELTKDQILARIAEAGGVCWHGMPGDDEDGNACPNCNEMETKETTS; encoded by the coding sequence ATGCCACCACATCCCGTATTATCCACAGAGATTTATGTCATCCCCCTGGAGACGGGCCGGTATATTATTTATGCGCCACTGCGGAAGGCGGCGTTTGTGGGCAATGCGCGCGTGGTGAACTTTCTCGCCGGATTGAAGGAGGGAAATTACGACGCGACCCTTGATGCCGACGGTTCCACGACCGAGTTTTTGCGCCGGTTGGAAATACTCGACGCGGGACCGGAGCAACAGCCCGAGGCCGTTTTTTCCGACACACACGACCCGGTCTCCCTCACGCTCTTTCTCACCACCGCGTGCAACCTCCGCTGCACCTATTGCTACGCGGCGGCCGGGGACGGCCCCGTGCGTTCCATGTCACTGGAAACGGCGTTGCGCGGGGTCGATTTTATTGTCCAGAACGCGTTAAAACGCCGGACGGGATTCATCGACATCAACTTCCACGGCGGCGGCGAGCCGACCCAAAATTGGCGCGTGCTCACCGGCGCGCACGACCACGCGCGACGCCTCGCCGACCAGCACGGGCTGAAACTCACATGCTACACGGCAACCAACGCCGTTTTTTCAGACAAGCAGCTCGACTGGATTGTAGCCCACCTGCAGGGCGCGAGCGTCTCGTTCGACGGGCTGCCCGAAGCGCACGACACGCACCGCATATCCGCCAACGGCAAGGGCTCCAGCGAACGCGTCATGCACACGCTGCGCCGTTTCGACGAGGCCGGATTCTCCTATGGAATCCGCATGACCGTCACCGCCGACATGATTGCGCGCCTGCCGGATTCCATTGAGTTTATCTGCTCGCGCTTCCGCCCCGGCCAGATCCAAGCCGAGCCGGCCTACCAGATCGGACGCTGGGCCGGCGCGCCCTCGGCGGAAACCGACGCGTTCATCGCCGCTTTTCGGGAGGCGCAGAGTCGCGCAAAAAAGCACGGCTGCGAAGTCACCTTTTCCGCCGCGCGCACGGGCACGCTGACGAATCACTTTTGCGGCGCCACGCAAGACCTCTTCGCGCTCACGCCCGACGGCACCGCCTCCGCCTGTTACGAGGTTTTTGACGAAGCCAATCCGCGCGCGAAAATCTTTCTTTATGGAAACGCGGACAGCGACGGCGCGTGGAAGTTTGACATGGAAAAGCTGGCGTTTTTGCGCAGTCACTCCGTGGACAAGCGCGATTATTGCGCGGGTTGTTTCGCGCGCTGGACATGCGGCGGCGACTGCCTGCACAAGGCGCTCACCGTGTGCGGCGACGACGGATTTTCCGGCACCGACCGCTGCAACATCATTCGCGAGCTGACCAAGGATCAAATCCTCGCGCGCATCGCCGAGGCCGGCGGCGTGTGCTGGCACGGCATGCCAGGCGACGACGAGGATGGAAACGCATGCCCCAACTGCAACGAAATGGAAACCAAGGAGACCACGTCATGA
- the menB gene encoding 1,4-dihydroxy-2-naphthoyl-CoA synthase, whose translation MSTADITWKPVKNYADILYHKADGIAKITINRPEKRNAFRPQTVFEMYDAFADAREDQSIGVVLLTGAGPHTDGKYAFCAGGDQSVRGHAGYVGDDGVPRLNVLDLQKLIRSMPKVVIALVAGYAVGGGHVLHLVCDLTISADNGVFSQVGPKMGSFDGGFGSSYLARIVGQKKAREIWYLCRQYTAAQALDMGLVNAVVPVAQLEAEGVKWAREILTHSPLAIRCLKSAFNADVDGQSGIQELAGNATLLYYMTDEAKEFHSAQREKRKPDARKFPWLP comes from the coding sequence ATGAGCACCGCCGACATCACTTGGAAACCCGTTAAAAATTATGCCGACATCCTTTATCACAAGGCTGATGGCATTGCGAAAATCACGATCAACCGCCCCGAAAAGCGAAACGCCTTTCGGCCTCAAACGGTGTTTGAAATGTATGACGCCTTCGCCGACGCGCGCGAGGACCAGTCGATCGGCGTGGTGCTCCTCACCGGCGCAGGGCCGCACACCGACGGCAAATACGCGTTTTGCGCGGGCGGCGACCAAAGTGTGCGCGGCCATGCCGGCTACGTGGGCGACGACGGCGTGCCGCGCCTCAACGTGCTCGACTTGCAAAAACTCATTCGCTCGATGCCCAAGGTCGTCATCGCGCTCGTCGCCGGTTACGCCGTCGGCGGCGGTCACGTCCTGCACCTCGTGTGCGACCTCACCATCTCGGCGGATAACGGCGTCTTTTCCCAAGTCGGCCCGAAGATGGGCAGTTTCGACGGCGGCTTCGGATCGAGTTATCTGGCGCGCATCGTCGGCCAGAAAAAGGCGCGCGAAATCTGGTATCTTTGCCGTCAATACACCGCGGCGCAGGCGCTCGACATGGGCCTTGTCAACGCGGTCGTTCCCGTCGCGCAACTCGAGGCCGAGGGCGTGAAGTGGGCGCGTGAAATCCTCACGCACAGTCCGCTCGCCATCCGCTGCCTCAAGAGCGCGTTCAATGCCGACGTGGACGGCCAGAGCGGAATCCAGGAGCTCGCCGGCAACGCCACGCTGCTCTACTACATGACCGACGAGGCCAAGGAGTTTCACAGCGCCCAGCGCGAAAAGCGCAAACCCGACGCCCGCAAATTCCCCTGGCTCCCGTAG
- a CDS encoding WD40 repeat domain-containing protein, which translates to MNPNSGNKPEFQLARVGEGEELYQQTEIVMINNGPGGGVMSRRGFLGAGITAAAAVALLNKFTVAANAARTTQPRTSSVLVSHIGHVHTVRISHDGKWLASGSSEGIIKLWSLPEGALIKVSKKNRNRVTTADISPDGKLLAAGSLDGAVAQLWSLPKVALKKKLKGHAKGIRSVCISPDSKLLVSGSRDKTINLWSLPKGGLIKKLEGHIDTVASVCISPDGQWLASGSSDKTVKLWSLPDGALLKTLTGHTRGINSICTSPDGKLLASGGDDKTISLWSLPEGTLIKKLSGHTNTIMSVCISPDGQLLASGGMDKTIKLWSLPDGALLNTLTGHTGGVTSVCTSPDGKLLASGSSDQTIRLWSLPDGKQLSCLADMAANPANREGATVHMRNEYGQTITYTLPCGSPLPPGATCRCNCVPGSVKICTCQSVATRCRHGCSCVPVCTCQAVRCRQT; encoded by the coding sequence ATGAACCCCAACAGCGGCAACAAACCCGAATTTCAACTCGCGCGCGTCGGAGAGGGAGAGGAGTTGTATCAACAAACGGAAATCGTGATGATAAACAACGGGCCGGGAGGCGGCGTGATGAGTCGCCGCGGGTTTCTTGGCGCGGGCATCACGGCGGCGGCGGCTGTTGCGCTGCTGAATAAGTTCACCGTCGCGGCAAACGCAGCCAGAACGACCCAACCCAGGACAAGCTCAGTATTGGTCTCGCATATCGGCCACGTTCACACTGTTCGCATAAGTCACGATGGGAAATGGCTGGCATCGGGAAGCAGCGAGGGGATTATAAAATTATGGAGTCTCCCGGAGGGGGCGTTGATCAAGGTGTCGAAGAAAAACCGCAACCGGGTTACCACTGCCGACATAAGCCCCGACGGAAAACTTTTGGCCGCGGGAAGCCTTGACGGTGCCGTCGCACAATTATGGAGCCTGCCCAAGGTGGCGCTGAAGAAAAAACTGAAGGGCCACGCAAAGGGCATCCGTTCCGTTTGCATAAGCCCCGACTCAAAACTGCTGGTTTCGGGAAGCCGGGACAAAACCATCAACCTATGGAGCCTTCCCAAAGGGGGATTGATCAAGAAACTGGAGGGGCACATTGACACTGTTGCGTCTGTTTGCATAAGCCCCGACGGCCAATGGCTGGCATCGGGAAGCAGCGACAAAACTGTTAAACTATGGAGCCTACCCGATGGCGCCCTGCTTAAAACCCTGACCGGGCACACGAGAGGCATTAACTCCATTTGCACAAGCCCCGACGGAAAACTGCTGGCTTCGGGAGGCGACGACAAAACAATCAGCTTATGGAGCCTGCCGGAAGGAACCCTGATTAAAAAACTGTCGGGACACACGAATACCATCATGTCCGTTTGCATAAGCCCCGACGGGCAATTACTGGCATCAGGCGGCATGGACAAAACCATCAAATTGTGGAGCCTGCCCGACGGCGCCTTGCTCAACACCCTGACCGGGCACACGGGCGGCGTCACCTCTGTTTGCACAAGCCCCGATGGCAAACTGCTGGCCTCGGGCAGCAGCGACCAAACCATCCGCCTGTGGAGCCTGCCCGACGGAAAACAACTTTCCTGCCTGGCGGACATGGCCGCCAATCCCGCCAACAGGGAAGGCGCGACTGTCCACATGCGAAACGAATACGGGCAGACCATCACTTACACCCTGCCATGCGGATCCCCGCTTCCCCCCGGAGCCACCTGCCGGTGCAATTGCGTCCCCGGCTCCGTCAAAATATGCACATGCCAGTCTGTCGCGACGCGGTGCCGTCACGGCTGCTCTTGCGTTCCCGTCTGCACCTGCCAGGCGGTGCGCTGCCGGCAGACGTAG
- a CDS encoding MauE/DoxX family redox-associated membrane protein — MNNNNPSPAGIANTVPARITASLTLLIIAGVFLYAGVSKVSDPAAFAHAIELYRVVPRTLAVITALWLPWIEIGCACAIFIRGLRGGALAILTACSVVFTAMIVSALARGLDISCGCFGDGDTGRAALLVSLARAAILAFVCGAMFLRHAAQTAKPA; from the coding sequence ATGAACAACAACAATCCCAGCCCCGCCGGCATTGCAAACACGGTGCCCGCGCGCATCACCGCCTCGCTCACGCTTCTCATCATCGCGGGCGTTTTTCTTTACGCGGGCGTGTCGAAAGTCAGCGATCCCGCCGCCTTCGCGCACGCCATCGAACTGTATCGCGTCGTGCCGCGCACGCTCGCCGTCATCACGGCGCTCTGGCTGCCGTGGATCGAAATCGGCTGCGCGTGCGCGATTTTTATTCGCGGCTTGCGCGGCGGCGCGCTCGCGATCCTCACCGCGTGCAGCGTCGTCTTCACCGCGATGATTGTCAGCGCCCTGGCACGCGGCCTCGATATTTCCTGCGGCTGTTTTGGCGATGGCGACACCGGACGCGCCGCGCTGCTCGTCAGCCTCGCGCGCGCCGCGATTCTGGCCTTTGTTTGCGGAGCAATGTTTCTCCGCCATGCGGCACAAACGGCCAAACCCGCGTAG
- a CDS encoding WD40 repeat domain-containing protein — protein sequence MIKAGAGSGAMSRRDFLGAGITAAAAVTFLSACGKSVRVVPIEIENENCIGEERTLLRAHKRSVNSLCFSLDGKLLASGSSDQTIKLWNLQERSLLRTLDGHKSAIGSVCISPDGKLLVSGSSDSTLKLWNLPDGSLDKSLDGHGKWSMAVFASPDGGLLASGGGDKTVKLWDLSQQVLSKTLKGHKEGGNSVCASPDGKLLAASGGIDQTIKLWSLPDGSLIKTLRGHKNTITSICISPDGKLLVSADWDRCIRLWSLPKGNLIKALKLGKMLNSMHISPDGKWLTSADGVVIRLWSLPDFTLIKTLVGHTSTDYINSIRISPDGKLLASGGRDGIIRLWSFPEGELASALADLADLADRPESVKDAVFAMASETGQIITYTLPCGAVIPVGATCACNCVSGTRKPTTQESRPSSRPSGGGCRHGGGGSYQRCVCMAVRCRRT from the coding sequence ATGATAAAGGCCGGGGCGGGTAGCGGCGCGATGAGTCGCCGCGATTTTCTTGGCGCAGGCATCACCGCGGCGGCGGCGGTGACGTTTTTAAGCGCGTGCGGCAAAAGCGTCCGGGTGGTTCCAATTGAAATCGAAAATGAAAACTGTATCGGCGAGGAAAGGACATTGTTACGCGCGCACAAGAGAAGCGTTAACTCTCTTTGCTTCAGTCTCGACGGAAAACTGCTGGCATCGGGAAGCAGTGACCAAACAATCAAGTTATGGAATCTGCAGGAGCGCAGTTTGCTCAGGACATTGGACGGACACAAAAGCGCTATTGGTTCCGTTTGCATAAGCCCCGATGGCAAACTACTGGTATCGGGAAGCAGCGACAGCACTCTCAAGCTATGGAATCTTCCCGACGGCTCTCTGGACAAGTCGTTGGACGGTCATGGCAAGTGGAGCATGGCTGTTTTCGCAAGCCCCGACGGGGGCCTGCTGGCCTCGGGAGGAGGCGACAAAACCGTCAAGCTATGGGATTTGTCGCAGCAGGTTTTGAGCAAAACACTAAAGGGGCACAAAGAGGGAGGTAATTCTGTTTGCGCAAGCCCTGATGGCAAACTGCTGGCTGCTTCGGGGGGAATCGATCAGACCATCAAGTTATGGAGTCTGCCCGACGGCTCCTTAATAAAGACATTACGGGGCCATAAAAACACCATCACCTCCATCTGCATAAGCCCTGACGGCAAACTCTTGGTCTCCGCAGACTGGGATCGATGTATTCGGCTATGGAGTCTGCCCAAGGGCAACCTGATCAAAGCGCTGAAGCTAGGGAAAATGCTCAACTCCATGCATATAAGTCCCGACGGGAAGTGGCTAACCTCCGCGGATGGCGTCGTCATCCGTTTATGGAGTTTGCCCGATTTCACGCTGATAAAAACACTGGTCGGTCACACAAGCACGGACTACATTAATTCCATCCGCATAAGCCCCGATGGCAAACTGCTGGCCTCGGGAGGTCGCGATGGAATCATCCGCCTGTGGAGTTTTCCCGAGGGAGAGCTTGCCTCAGCCCTCGCGGATCTGGCGGACTTGGCGGACAGACCTGAGTCGGTAAAGGACGCCGTTTTCGCCATGGCAAGCGAAACCGGCCAAATCATCACCTACACACTCCCGTGCGGCGCGGTGATTCCCGTCGGAGCCACCTGCGCGTGCAATTGCGTTTCAGGCACTCGCAAGCCCACAACACAGGAGAGCCGGCCAAGTTCGCGGCCAAGCGGAGGCGGATGCCGACATGGGGGCGGCGGAAGTTATCAACGCTGTGTTTGCATGGCGGTGCGCTGCCGGAGAACATAA
- a CDS encoding rhodanese-like domain-containing protein, whose product MRPLLRQALILLVLAAIPALISGFMHRELFDDPSLAGDETTWAQVYAWQREAGAATSQPRILLIDARPSESHAASHAPGALPLNPAHWEQQLPAIIEELGRAAETRVVVYCDDALCDTSRTVAERLQRELALTNVFVLKGGWRAR is encoded by the coding sequence ATGCGTCCGCTCCTCCGTCAAGCCCTCATTCTCCTCGTGCTCGCCGCCATTCCGGCGCTGATTTCGGGGTTCATGCACCGCGAGCTTTTTGACGACCCGTCGCTCGCCGGCGACGAAACCACGTGGGCGCAAGTTTATGCATGGCAGCGCGAGGCCGGCGCGGCGACATCGCAGCCTCGCATTCTTCTCATCGACGCGCGCCCCTCGGAATCCCACGCGGCCTCGCACGCACCCGGAGCGCTGCCGCTCAACCCGGCGCATTGGGAGCAACAGCTCCCCGCAATCATCGAGGAGCTCGGGCGCGCCGCCGAAACGCGCGTTGTTGTTTATTGCGACGACGCGCTCTGCGACACCAGCCGCACCGTGGCCGAACGACTCCAGCGAGAACTCGCGCTCACAAACGTGTTTGTCCTGAAGGGAGGCTGGCGCGCGCGATGA
- a CDS encoding phospholipase A has translation MRAAIEIKPASAQASDADDSAPLDSLQPPPVVKKIKRSFLENFSTYEPVYFIYGPDDPAAKFQFSFMYRILADEGYLARKFPVLKGLSFAYTQRSLWDIEGDSSPFYDTSYMPELFCAYMMPAEKTKGGGFNWLGWQAGIGHESNGRDGDASRSMNKVSARALVSFGNLDGWRMILMPRIWGYIGDMSDNPDLDDYRGYGDLTVTLGKNDSVNLVVHMRAGQRLKKGAVQVDLTYPLDAVFKNFAGYFMIQYWNGYGESLLNYDKRTDTIRFGISLVR, from the coding sequence GTGCGCGCGGCCATCGAAATAAAACCCGCCTCCGCGCAGGCCTCCGATGCCGACGACTCCGCGCCGCTCGACAGCCTGCAGCCGCCGCCCGTGGTCAAAAAAATCAAGCGCAGTTTCCTTGAGAACTTCTCCACCTACGAGCCGGTTTATTTCATTTACGGCCCCGATGATCCCGCCGCGAAATTTCAGTTCAGCTTCATGTATCGGATACTCGCCGACGAGGGGTATCTGGCGCGAAAGTTTCCCGTGCTCAAGGGGCTGAGCTTTGCATACACGCAGCGCTCGCTTTGGGACATCGAGGGCGACTCCTCGCCCTTTTACGACACGAGCTACATGCCCGAGTTGTTTTGCGCCTACATGATGCCCGCCGAAAAAACAAAGGGCGGCGGTTTTAACTGGCTCGGCTGGCAGGCGGGGATTGGGCACGAATCCAACGGCCGCGACGGCGACGCTTCCCGCAGCATGAACAAGGTGTCGGCGCGCGCGCTTGTGTCCTTTGGCAACCTCGACGGATGGCGGATGATCCTGATGCCGAGAATATGGGGATACATCGGCGACATGAGCGACAATCCCGATCTCGACGATTATCGCGGTTACGGCGACCTCACCGTCACTCTCGGCAAGAACGACAGCGTCAACCTGGTCGTTCACATGCGCGCCGGTCAGCGCCTCAAAAAGGGCGCGGTGCAGGTCGATCTCACCTATCCGCTGGATGCCGTTTTCAAAAACTTCGCCGGCTACTTCATGATTCAATACTGGAACGGCTACGGCGAAAGCCTGCTCAACTACGACAAACGCACCGACACAATCCGCTTTGGCATCTCCTTGGTTCGATGA
- a CDS encoding DUF1573 domain-containing protein codes for MSPWQRNIGVRLCVAVFFLLPALRAIDWERTEIEQRAEIGETLPPYEFTFKNSGTAPVSITNARAGCGCLAPVIDRETLAPGETGKVLVKFDRTGLVGEVARTITITTDESRNNTYELTLRANLPEPLTIAPRLVFWKSENSASTKSIDIKINFATPVEITDATCNRDNFDLALVALEPGRHYRLDITPRDIATPRLAVITLKPAAPLPAGTTLTAYAQVR; via the coding sequence GTGTCACCCTGGCAACGAAACATCGGCGTTCGCTTGTGCGTCGCCGTGTTTTTTCTGCTCCCCGCGCTCCGCGCCATCGACTGGGAGCGCACCGAAATCGAGCAGCGCGCCGAAATCGGCGAGACGCTCCCTCCCTATGAGTTCACCTTCAAAAATTCAGGGACGGCACCCGTCAGCATCACAAACGCCCGCGCCGGGTGCGGCTGCCTCGCACCCGTGATCGACAGGGAAACACTCGCGCCCGGCGAAACGGGCAAGGTGCTCGTCAAGTTTGACCGCACCGGACTCGTCGGCGAAGTCGCGCGCACCATCACGATCACGACCGACGAATCGCGCAACAACACCTACGAACTCACGCTCCGCGCCAATCTTCCCGAACCGCTCACCATCGCGCCGCGACTCGTTTTTTGGAAAAGCGAAAATTCCGCCTCCACAAAATCCATCGACATAAAAATCAACTTCGCCACGCCCGTTGAAATCACGGACGCGACATGCAACCGCGACAACTTCGACCTCGCGCTTGTCGCGCTCGAACCCGGACGCCACTACCGGCTCGACATCACGCCGCGAGACATCGCCACGCCGCGCCTCGCCGTCATCACCCTGAAACCCGCCGCGCCGCTTCCCGCCGGAACGACGCTCACCGCCTATGCGCAAGTCCGCTAA
- a CDS encoding esterase, which translates to MANRIMNTIKRTLPMVFIPAAVLALASQPDTLGAPEINPDSSATFRLRAPDARTVELRCEGIPYTALAKGDDGVWTFTTAPLAPDIYAYSLLVDGVRVTDPANPHLKYNLINNSSELIVPSPADAPPKAWERTDAPRGALHRHSFKTKVSGDDRDFIVYTPPGYDPADASARYPVLYLLHGYSDDATAWTTAGRADIILDNLIAAGKARPMIVVMPLGYGTMEVVRAGWQGMRAKPGLWEQNIRDFTPILLDEVLPRVEAAYRVSPAREDRAIAGLSMGGAESLNIGLNHIDKFAWIGAFSSGGLPGDLDAAYPHFNDTTAKQIRLLWLACGNTDQLLTANDQAVSWLKDKAPDAPLYYVVTDLGHTFRNWRRYLAEFAPMLFNK; encoded by the coding sequence ATGGCGAATCGCATCATGAACACGATCAAACGCACGCTCCCCATGGTATTCATTCCCGCAGCAGTCCTGGCCCTTGCCTCCCAACCCGACACCCTGGGCGCGCCCGAAATCAATCCCGATTCGTCGGCCACGTTTCGACTCCGCGCGCCCGACGCGCGCACGGTCGAACTGCGCTGCGAAGGCATTCCCTATACCGCGCTCGCCAAGGGCGACGACGGCGTGTGGACATTCACAACCGCGCCCCTCGCGCCCGACATTTACGCCTACTCCCTTCTCGTCGATGGCGTGCGGGTTACCGACCCCGCAAATCCGCACCTCAAATACAACCTCATAAACAACTCCAGCGAGCTCATCGTGCCGAGCCCCGCCGACGCGCCCCCGAAGGCATGGGAGCGCACCGACGCGCCGCGAGGCGCGCTGCACCGCCACTCCTTCAAGACCAAGGTCTCCGGCGACGACCGGGACTTCATCGTTTACACCCCGCCCGGCTACGATCCCGCCGACGCCTCCGCGCGTTATCCCGTTTTGTATTTGCTGCACGGATACAGCGACGACGCCACCGCATGGACAACCGCGGGCCGCGCCGACATCATTCTCGACAACCTCATCGCCGCCGGAAAAGCGCGCCCCATGATCGTCGTCATGCCGCTCGGCTACGGCACGATGGAAGTCGTCCGCGCCGGCTGGCAGGGCATGCGCGCCAAGCCCGGCCTGTGGGAGCAAAACATCCGCGACTTCACGCCGATCCTTCTCGACGAGGTGCTTCCGCGGGTCGAGGCCGCCTACCGCGTGTCACCCGCGCGCGAGGATCGCGCCATCGCCGGCCTCTCGATGGGCGGCGCCGAGTCGCTCAACATCGGCCTTAACCATATCGACAAATTCGCGTGGATCGGCGCATTCAGCTCCGGCGGCCTGCCCGGGGACCTCGACGCGGCGTATCCACATTTCAACGACACCACCGCGAAACAAATTCGCCTTCTCTGGCTCGCCTGCGGCAACACGGACCAACTCCTCACCGCAAACGACCAGGCCGTGAGCTGGCTGAAAGACAAGGCGCCCGACGCCCCGCTCTATTACGTCGTCACCGACCTCGGCCACACCTTCCGCAACTGGCGCCGTTACCTCGCCGAGTTCGCGCCGATGCTCTTCAATAAATGA
- the lgt gene encoding prolipoprotein diacylglyceryl transferase, with the protein MKTPMHLLLAKIWIHKPHHYIFEIADGIGLRWYGLAYVLGFLGGAWLLTRYAKATPPRSLLPAEKVWDLIIALVLGVFIGARLGYFIFYRPGDLVQNPLVFFRVWEGGMASHGGFIGVVLALVWFARHNKIPFLHIGDLVATIASLGLMLGRIANYLNGELWGKLTDGTWGVVFAATDGGPHPRHPSQLYEAALEGALLLAFVQWRFWRTDVARKQPGRLGGEFLALYAVARCVCEYFREPDAALIWGLSRGTFYSIFLFAAGLALVVYATRKAKEIPAKKSKR; encoded by the coding sequence ATGAAAACGCCCATGCACCTGCTGCTCGCCAAAATCTGGATACACAAACCGCACCACTATATTTTTGAAATCGCGGATGGAATCGGCCTGCGCTGGTATGGGCTGGCGTATGTGCTCGGTTTTCTCGGCGGCGCGTGGTTGCTCACCCGCTACGCAAAGGCAACCCCGCCCCGCTCGCTGCTGCCCGCGGAAAAAGTGTGGGACTTGATCATCGCGCTGGTGCTCGGCGTGTTCATCGGCGCGCGACTGGGCTACTTTATTTTCTACAGGCCGGGCGACTTGGTGCAAAACCCGCTTGTGTTTTTCCGGGTGTGGGAGGGCGGCATGGCAAGCCATGGCGGATTTATCGGAGTCGTTCTCGCGCTCGTGTGGTTTGCGCGGCACAACAAAATCCCATTCCTGCACATCGGCGACCTGGTGGCCACGATCGCATCGCTCGGCCTGATGCTCGGGCGCATCGCCAATTACCTCAACGGCGAGCTTTGGGGCAAATTGACCGACGGCACATGGGGCGTGGTTTTCGCCGCCACCGACGGCGGCCCCCATCCGCGCCATCCATCGCAACTTTACGAAGCCGCGCTGGAGGGCGCGTTGCTGCTCGCGTTCGTGCAATGGCGGTTCTGGCGCACCGATGTCGCGCGCAAACAACCGGGGCGGCTCGGCGGCGAATTCCTCGCGCTGTATGCGGTGGCTCGCTGCGTTTGCGAATATTTCCGCGAACCCGACGCCGCGCTAATCTGGGGGCTGAGCCGCGGCACGTTTTATTCGATCTTCCTGTTCGCCGCCGGACTGGCGCTGGTTGTTTACGCGACGCGCAAGGCAAAAGAAATTCCGGCAAAAAAATCCAAGCGATAA